The window GGACCAGCCAATACAAGCCTACCCATTATTATGCTTGGGGATTTGAATGTCACCCGTGATGGTCAAAGTCCTTCAGCTGCATACAGCCATTTTCTCCATGCTGGATTTCAGGATGTATGGTTAGTAGCAGGTCAGGGTCAGGGCCTCACCTGCTGTCAGGATTACGACCTATTGAATGCGTTTTCAACTCTTAGTAGACGAATGGACTGCATCCTCTACAAAAACGGCTGGAAACCACTCTCCGTCAAAACCTTCGGAACAGAGCTACAGGACCGAACTCCAATTGCCCAATGGTTGTCAGACCACGCGGGCGTAATTGCCCATATGGAAGTATAGTGTTTTTCTTCTGCTTCCCCAATGAGATATGATCGAACTATTGCAAACAATCAAAGCAGAGAGAGACAATCCTCTGCTTTTTATCTTATGAAAAAAATCGTGATTGGTATCGTTAGCAAACTAATCAGTGTGGTAACTAAGGTTGTGAATGATACTAAATCGGGCTTTACATTAAATTGAACTGCTAGCATGGTTGTGTTGGCTGCAATAGGCATGGCTGCCAACAGAATAAAGACCTTGTGTATTAAATCATTTACCGGCATAAAGCTTACCAGCAAGACCGCAATAAGTGGTGACATTATCATACGTACAACGATAACACTATTTACATATTTTAAATCAAATTTGGCTGATTTTACCTCTGCCAGCTGCATACCCAAAATAAGCATAACGGTTGGGATAGAAGCAGAACCTACCAGACTTATTCCCTCTAAGATTGTAGGAGGAAGCTCAATTTTCGCTAACTGAAATATGACTCCGAGCAATACACCATAGATAACAGGCATTTTTAATACGCTCCTGAAGGCATCACGAATAGTTGTTGACCTTTCACTACCATAGGAAGCAATGAAAATTCCAATCGTATTAATCAATAAAGCGTGGATGACCATGATAATGACGGCATAATCAAAGCCGGCAGAGCCGAAGGCAAACAAGGCAATCGGTGCACCATAGTTCCCACTGTTTGGAAAAATCGTGCCTAGCTGCATGGCCGAAAGCTCTGTTTTATCTGATTTCATCCATCTTCCAAGAAGATTGGTAATACCAATAATCAAGAGGACAAGTAAAAGTGAAAAGAGAAACATATAAAAATACTCGATATTTAATTCATTCGTATAAAAGGTGTCGAAGGTTAGAAAAGGTAGCATTAAATAAAGAGACATCTTTGAGATAGATTTAATATCAAACTTTAATAACTTTTGTCCGATAAAGCCCGTCCCAAAAATAAGAAATGCTGGTAATACAATTAAAAGTAAATCCACAGACTAAAGCTCCTTTCAAACTTTCAGATTGATCTATAATGGTAGAATATTCGACATTTTAGAATAAGATTATACTAGATATATCATAGAAGCTATTAAATTTCAAAGGATATTTCATAGAAAACCCGACTATGGCTTACACCAATTTTTCCTTCTATAGCTATATCAAAAAAAGCAACAAAATGGTTCCTCTAGCTTTGGAGCCATTCTGTTGCTTGTGTTACCGGCAATGGTCGGCTGTAAAAATAACCTTGGACCTCGTCGCAATGATGCATATGCAGACATTCTAATTGTGCCTTCGTTTCTACACCTTCCGCAATCACCTGTTTATTTAATAGATGCGCCATGTTAATGATGGCTGCGACAACCGTAAGCATTTGCTCATTTTTATCGATATCATCAATTAAGGATTTATCAATTTTAATGAAATGAACCGGTAATTTATTTAAGTGATTAAAGGAGGAATAACCTTTTCCAAAGTCATCCAATGAAAGCTTTAGTCCTATTGATTTTAATTCTTCTAAGATAGAGATGACCTGATTAATGTCCAATACTGCCATGGACTCGGTTAATTCTAAATTAATGAACTGCGGATCGATGTTGGTTTCGTTAAGGATGGTTTTTATCGTAGAAATAAAATCACTTTGTAAAAACTGGCGGACCGATAAATTAACACAAACGATAATAGGCTCATATCCGGCATCCTGCCAGGCTTTGTTCTGTCTACATGCTTCTCGAAGGACCCAATTGCCGATTGCCACAATCGCATCGGTTTCTTCGGCGATAGGAATAAATTCTGCAGGCGATATCATTCCTTCCTCTGAATCATTCCAACGCAGCAGTGCCTCAAAACCGACTAATGTATTTGTATGGATATTCATTTTTGGCTGATAGTACAGCTCGAATTCTTCATTATATAATGCTCTCATCATTTTTGTTTCGAGTAAAGCCCTACGATCGTTATTTTTGTCTAACTCGTCATAATAGAATTGGAAATCATTTTTTCCTTTATGTTTGGCCTCGTACATCGCTAAATCAGCGTGTTTAATTAATTGGTCCGGATGACTGCCATCGTCTGGATATAAGCTGATTCCAATACTAGAGGTTACATAAATTTCGTGTGTATACAGCTTAAATGGATAGCTCAGCACATCCATGATCCTTTCTGCCACCTGGGTGGCTTCCAGTTTAGATGACTGATTTAATAAAATAATAAATTCATCCCCTCCCTGTCGAGAAAGAATATCATCCTTTGACAGGCAGCTTTGCAATCTAGTAGCCACCGAAATTAATAATAAGTCCCCCATTTCATGACCTAAGGTATCATTAACTGGCTTAAACCGATCTAAATCAATAAAGAAAACGGCAAGGGTTTGTTTCTCCCTTTCTGCGTTTTGAATCGCTTCTTGAAAGCTTTTATTAAAATAATTCCGATTGGGCAAGCCTGTAAGCGGGTCATGGTAAGCCATACGCTTTATTAGTTCTTCTGATTTTTTTTGTTCGGTTATATCACGAAAAAAGACCTGCACCTGTTTTTTTCCATTAGTGCTAATCGGGATTCCCATGATTTCAACATCAATGACCCTCTGATCGAGCCTTGTCATTTTTTCTTCTAATACTGGTACATGTTTATTCTCTCGCTTCATTTTTCTCCAGCGTTCCCT of the Bacillus tuaregi genome contains:
- a CDS encoding bifunctional diguanylate cyclase/phosphodiesterase; amino-acid sequence: MHQLTNEHSFLIFVSYMLAVLASYITLKCIGKVRSSTGWKQVFWLVVGGIYMGLGIWGMHFVGILADDTHPLYTYQLSRVLISALLGILGSSIGLWIFQKSIKGKWVYLVLGGVMMGISISMMHLVGMTAIRGASISYHRLYVLLSIMASIGFSILAFYLAHTLSHNHRKQFAMKFLGSILLLSMGIWGMHDIAMKAAVIQEIPFTKPKGLIMNEVLISLCILFVILSIVGFLIGSAVHDQKLLVHTYQFQRNFDEITDGFVSLDQQWNIIHINKKANELLGMQSKRLFGRPFFSTFPNVNNTLFANYLEKIKQNETVEFEHYFKTTGEWLEVRTFPSDSGLSIYFRDISNRKKLEHELIESEKRYRRLAEFSPFPIAIHNFGEMIYINPAGIQALGGKSASDILGKSILDFIHPDFHSIVRERWRKMKRENKHVPVLEEKMTRLDQRVIDVEIMGIPISTNGKKQVQVFFRDITEQKKSEELIKRMAYHDPLTGLPNRNYFNKSFQEAIQNAEREKQTLAVFFIDLDRFKPVNDTLGHEMGDLLLISVATRLQSCLSKDDILSRQGGDEFIILLNQSSKLEATQVAERIMDVLSYPFKLYTHEIYVTSSIGISLYPDDGSHPDQLIKHADLAMYEAKHKGKNDFQFYYDELDKNNDRRALLETKMMRALYNEEFELYYQPKMNIHTNTLVGFEALLRWNDSEEGMISPAEFIPIAEETDAIVAIGNWVLREACRQNKAWQDAGYEPIIVCVNLSVRQFLQSDFISTIKTILNETNIDPQFINLELTESMAVLDINQVISILEELKSIGLKLSLDDFGKGYSSFNHLNKLPVHFIKIDKSLIDDIDKNEQMLTVVAAIINMAHLLNKQVIAEGVETKAQLECLHMHHCDEVQGYFYSRPLPVTQATEWLQS
- a CDS encoding AEC family transporter; this encodes MDLLLIVLPAFLIFGTGFIGQKLLKFDIKSISKMSLYLMLPFLTFDTFYTNELNIEYFYMFLFSLLLVLLIIGITNLLGRWMKSDKTELSAMQLGTIFPNSGNYGAPIALFAFGSAGFDYAVIIMVIHALLINTIGIFIASYGSERSTTIRDAFRSVLKMPVIYGVLLGVIFQLAKIELPPTILEGISLVGSASIPTVMLILGMQLAEVKSAKFDLKYVNSVIVVRMIMSPLIAVLLVSFMPVNDLIHKVFILLAAMPIAANTTMLAVQFNVKPDLVSFTTLVTTLISLLTIPITIFFIR